Proteins from a single region of Choloepus didactylus isolate mChoDid1 chromosome 10, mChoDid1.pri, whole genome shotgun sequence:
- the LOC119545558 gene encoding LOW QUALITY PROTEIN: frizzled-1-like (The sequence of the model RefSeq protein was modified relative to this genomic sequence to represent the inferred CDS: inserted 2 bases in 1 codon), with the protein MAEEEAHKKCRAAGGSGSWELCVRSLLAGPPAEGSGDTGSRRRPHPRPPADPGRLARRLLLLLWLLEAPQLLGVRAQAAGQGQGPGPGQQPPPPPQQQQSGQQYNGERGISIPDHGYCQPISIPLCTDIAYNQTIMPNLLGHTNQEDAGLEVHQFYPLVKVQCSAELKFFLCSMYAPVCTVLEQALPPCRSLCERAXGTPTPSLLPEFWTSNPQHGGGHRGGGYPGGAGASERGKFSCPRALKVPSYLNYHFLGEKDCGAPCEPTKVYGLMYFGPEELRFSRTWIGIWSVLCCASTLFTVLTYLVDMRRFSYPERPIIFLSGCYTAVAVAYIAGFLLEDRVVCNDKFAEDGARTVAQGTKKEGCTILFMMLYFFSMVSSIWWVILSLTWFLAAGMKWGHEAIEANSQYFHLAAWAVPAIKTITILALGQVDGDVLSGVCFVGLNNVDALRGFVLAPLFVYLFIGTSFLLAGFVSLFRIRTIMKHDGTKTEKLEKLMVRIGVFSVLYTVPATIVIACYFYEQAFRDQWERSWVAQSCKSYAIPCPHLQAGGGAPPLPPMSPDFTVFMIKYLMTLIVGITSGFWIWSGKTLNSWRKFFTRLTNSKQGETTV; encoded by the exons ATGGCTGAGGAGGAGGCGCATAAGAAGTGCCGGGCCGCCGGCGGCAGCGGGAGCTGGGAACTTTGTGTCCGGTCTCTCCTGGCCGGGCCGCCGGCGGAGGGGAGCGGGGATACCGGCAGCCGCCGCCGCCCCCATCCCCGTCCCCCAGCTGACCCCGGACGCTTGGCGCGCAGGCTGCTGCTGCTACTTTGGCTGCTGGAGGCTCCGCAGCTGCTGGGGGTCCGGGCGCAGGCGGCGGGCCAAGGGCAGGGGCCCGGGCCGGGCCAGCAGCCCCCGCCACCGCCTCAGCAGCAGCAGAGCGGGCAACAGTACAACGGCGAGCGGGGCATCTCCATCCCAGACCATGGCTACTGCCAGCCCATCTCCATCCCGCTGTGCACGGACATCGCGTACAACCAGACTATCATGCCCAACCTGCTGGGCCACACGAACCAGGAGGACGCGGGCCTCGAGGTGCACCAGTTCTACCCTCTGGTAAAGGTGCAGTGCTCCGCCGAACTTAAGTTCTTCCTGTGCTCCATGTACGCTCCCGTGTGCACCGTGCTGGAGCAGGCGCTGCCTCCCTGCCGCTCCCTGTGCGAGCGAGC GGGCACCCCGACCCCCTCGTTGCTGCCAGAGTTCTGGACCAGCAACCCCCAGCACGGCGGCGGACACCGGGGCGGCGGCTACCCGGGGGGCGCCGGCGCGTCCGAGCGAGGCAAGTTTTCGTGCCCGCGCGCCCTCAAGGTGCCTTCCTACCTCAACTACCACTTCCTTGGGGAGAAGGACTGCGGTGCGCCCTGTGAGCCGACCAAGGTATACGGGCTCATGTATTTCGGGCCGGAGGAGCTGCGCTTCTCGCGCACCTGGATCGGCATCTGGTCGGTGCTGTGCTGCGCCTCCACCCTCTTCACGGTGCTCACGTACCTGGTGGACATGCGGCGCTTCAGCTACCCGGAGCGACCCATCATCTTCCTATCGGGCTGCTACACGGCGGTGGCGGTGGCCTATATCGCCGGCTTCCTGCTGGAGGACCGGGTGGTGTGTAACGACAAGTTCGCCGAGGACGGGGCGCGCACGGTGGCGCAGGGCACCAAGAAGGAGGGCTGCACCATCCTCTTCATGATGCTCTACTTCTTCAGTATGGTCAGCTCCATCTGGTGGGTGATCCTGTCGCTCACCTGGTTCCTGGCGGCCGGTATGAAATGGGGCCACGAAGCTATAGAGGCCAACTCACAGTACTTCCACCTGGCCGCCTGGGCCGTGCCCGCCATCAAGACCATCACCATCTTAGCTCTGGGCCAGGTGGACGGCGACGTGCTGAGTGGGGTGTGTTTCGTGGGGCTCAACAACGTGGATGCGCTGCGCGGCTTCGTGCTGGCGCCCCTTTTTGTGTACTTGTTCATTGGCACCTCCTTCCTGCTGGCGGGCTTCGTGTCGCTCTTCCGCATCCGGACCATCATGAAGCACGATGGCACCAAGACCGAGAAGCTGGAGAAGCTCATGGTGCGCATCGGCGTCTTCAGCGTGCTCTACACGGTGCCGGCCACCATAGTCATCGCCTGCTACTTCTATGAACAGGCCTTCCGGGACCAGTGGGAGCGCAGCTGGGTGGCCCAGAGCTGCAAGAGCTACGccatcccctgcccccacctccaggcGGGCGGGGGCGCCCCGCCCCTCCCGCCCATGAGCCCCGACTTCACAGTCTTCATGATCAAGTACCTTATGACGCTGATCGTGGGCATCACGTCGGGCTTCTGGATCTGGTCGGGCAAGACCCTCAACTCCTGGAGGAAGTTCTTCACCAGGCTCACCAACAGCAAACAGGGGGAGACCACCGTCTGA